Proteins co-encoded in one Sinobacterium norvegicum genomic window:
- the thiS gene encoding sulfur carrier protein ThiS, with protein MIELLLNGSRKSLSTNVSVAEALLVWGYDVEKKIAVAINGEFVARSQYGQQLLAAGDKVDVVSPISGG; from the coding sequence ATGATTGAGCTTTTGTTGAACGGCAGTAGGAAATCATTATCTACCAATGTCAGCGTTGCCGAGGCGTTGCTTGTTTGGGGTTATGATGTAGAGAAAAAAATTGCCGTAGCGATTAACGGCGAGTTTGTCGCTCGCAGCCAATATGGCCAACAGCTATTAGCTGCCGGCGATAAAGTCGATGTTGTCAGCCCTATATCAGGAGGCTAA
- the thiO gene encoding glycine oxidase ThiO — MKIGIAGAGIIGRLSALLLHQRGHQVTLFDRDGIDNGSACSYTAAGMLTPISEADVNEPLVYQLGVESLKRWPALVKNINGEVFYHTGGSIVVAHRQDQADYHRFLQAVNHNAKPTRDQLQMLNQQQLAELEPALAERFHQAAYTPDEAWLCPCCVMPTLGEQLVASRVPFYTHSEITAVEDNTITIKGRARSTDHVFDKVIDSRGLGGRDALPQLRGVRGEIIWVRAPDVDINRLVRLMHPRYRIYIVPRRDDLYLIGATQIESEDYSEISVRSSLELLSAAYSVHPGFAEGRVIKSDVNVRPALPDNQPKIFVDGDVFRVNGLFRHGYLMAPAIVDELIERIENEDYQSPFENLFRDIE; from the coding sequence CAGCGCGGCCATCAGGTCACGTTATTTGATCGCGACGGCATCGACAATGGTTCGGCTTGCAGCTATACCGCCGCAGGCATGCTGACGCCAATCAGCGAGGCTGATGTTAACGAACCGCTGGTGTATCAATTGGGTGTCGAGTCGCTCAAGCGCTGGCCGGCCTTGGTTAAAAATATTAATGGTGAAGTTTTTTATCATACTGGCGGCAGTATCGTGGTTGCTCACCGGCAAGACCAGGCCGACTATCATCGCTTTTTACAGGCGGTAAATCACAATGCTAAACCAACCCGCGACCAATTGCAGATGCTGAATCAGCAGCAGTTAGCCGAGTTAGAACCAGCCTTGGCTGAACGTTTTCATCAAGCGGCGTATACGCCGGATGAGGCATGGTTATGTCCCTGCTGTGTGATGCCGACATTGGGTGAGCAGCTGGTTGCCAGTCGTGTGCCCTTTTATACCCACAGCGAAATTACGGCTGTCGAAGATAATACCATTACCATTAAGGGGCGGGCGAGAAGCACTGACCATGTTTTCGATAAGGTGATCGATAGTCGAGGTCTTGGTGGCAGAGATGCACTGCCGCAATTGCGGGGTGTGCGTGGTGAAATTATCTGGGTACGCGCCCCCGATGTTGATATCAATCGCTTGGTACGTCTGATGCATCCACGCTATAGAATTTATATTGTGCCGCGTCGTGATGACCTGTACTTGATTGGTGCTACTCAGATAGAAAGTGAAGATTACAGTGAAATCAGCGTTCGATCGAGCTTGGAGCTGCTCTCTGCGGCCTACAGCGTTCACCCCGGTTTTGCCGAAGGGCGGGTGATTAAATCCGATGTGAATGTGCGGCCTGCATTGCCGGATAATCAGCCGAAGATATTTGTCGACGGCGATGTTTTTCGAGTAAACGGTCTATTTCGTCACGGTTACTTAATGGCACCAGCGATAGTTGATGAGTTGATCGAGAGGATCGAAAACGAAGATTACCAATCGCCGTTTGAAAATTTATTTAGAGATATCGAGTAG
- a CDS encoding thiazole synthase, whose product MSDPLILGNKTFASRFFIGSALYPSPQVMCQAIEASRSQVVTVSLRRQAAQDNQDGEAFWQQIKQLNVDVLPNTAGCSTVKEAVNTALMAREVFDTNWIKLEVIGDDYNLQPDPFSLLEATKELIEQGFEVFPYCTDDLVLCTKLAELGCNILMPWGAPIGTGQGLLNPYALKTLRQRLPELTLVVDAGIGLPSHASQAMELGYDAVLLNSAVALAQDPVAMAAAFGQSIEAGRSAYLAGAMPARDTASPSSPVVGQPFWHND is encoded by the coding sequence ATGAGTGATCCGTTAATCTTAGGTAACAAAACGTTCGCCAGTCGATTTTTTATCGGCAGCGCCCTATACCCTTCGCCTCAGGTAATGTGTCAGGCTATTGAAGCTTCCCGATCACAGGTGGTGACGGTGTCGTTACGTCGCCAAGCAGCGCAGGATAATCAGGATGGCGAGGCGTTTTGGCAGCAAATCAAACAATTAAATGTTGATGTGTTACCCAATACTGCCGGCTGCTCAACAGTGAAAGAGGCTGTTAATACAGCGTTAATGGCTCGGGAAGTTTTCGACACCAACTGGATTAAACTGGAGGTGATTGGTGATGATTACAACCTGCAACCGGATCCTTTTTCTCTGTTGGAGGCAACAAAGGAGCTGATTGAACAGGGTTTTGAGGTGTTTCCTTACTGCACGGATGACCTAGTGCTGTGCACCAAGCTGGCTGAGCTTGGCTGTAATATTTTAATGCCCTGGGGGGCGCCAATTGGTACAGGCCAAGGCCTGCTCAACCCTTATGCACTGAAAACACTGCGCCAGCGGCTGCCTGAATTGACGCTGGTTGTCGATGCGGGTATCGGTCTGCCCTCCCATGCCAGTCAGGCGATGGAGTTGGGCTATGATGCGGTGTTGCTGAACAGCGCAGTCGCCTTGGCGCAAGACCCTGTCGCCATGGCCGCGGCTTTTGGCCAGTCAATCGAAGCAGGGCGAAGCGCCTATCTGGCTGGCGCTATGCCGGCTCGAGATACCGCCTCCCCTAGTTCGCCAGTGGTTGGTCAGCCTTTTTGGCACAACGATTAA